The following are encoded in a window of Meiothermus sp. CFH 77666 genomic DNA:
- a CDS encoding tetratricopeptide repeat protein codes for MSSQPQLRIGLLGSFRLSLDDQILPPQAQRRKKASDVIKLLALQPGQRLHREQVLDALWPDLDEKSGMNNLHQNLYHARRMLEPGLPKGIRSRFLTFEHETLVLYAGPVEVDYSKFLHLVSQARRQGDAALYEAAVKLYRGDLLPEDIYEDWTEPQRDEARSLYLAALLELAQLLEQQGNLARACHFLEQAIAKEPTTEAAHLALIQIYARTGRRMEAIQQFQALREALVRELGEEPDERTRAVYEQVLQQLPSSPELAAPAEPVQAQGWVPVPLSPLIGREAALEETLQLLSTTRCLTLTGAAGSGKTRLAQELATGLQGQYAGGVWWVELVALSEAQMILPAIAQTLGVYGTSQPPLKSILERLRGHKTLLVLDNCEHLIDGCAETAIQLLKSLPELQLLATSREALGIEGEIAWVVAPLEVPDQEADLHPEDLNRFESVRFLLERIRQHRPHYQPSTHHAVYLAQICRRLEGLPLALELAATWVGMLSLEQIVARLDNSLRLLTLGQRGGERHHQTLEAALQWSYNLLREHERDVFVRLAVCAGGWSLEAAEMLCADLGFAVAEQAEAHARLVRTSMVLALGEDPQLRFRMLEPVRQFGLAQLEAQGLIEATRKRLLEWYLAEATRIAPKLTGAEQAQWYSYLSTEYENLRAVLWWGQRAEIELSLQLAARLWRFWQVKGHAQEMLVWFEETLPRATQVPPATLAEAYNAAGIMARTCGRYALSFDYLERALATRRALADRRGEAIALNNLAVSARDQADYPRVEYYARQSLAIAREIGDKNLEALGLMNLGVALRGQAQNEAAKAHFQRSLAIFGELGEKRSVAALHNYLGNLAQDQGHWQEACQLYQQSLELNQELGDFWGLGISTHNLAALWCEQQEYPRAWEMLLQSLTHYRSAGVRHGLNECFETLARIALKRGGSEQAAWALGVLDQLETSMGLAVSLEQQGLRKQLVDELTEIMGPPAFALAYQDGRSVSLEHAFQKIFAGSVQTP; via the coding sequence ATGTCTTCGCAGCCGCAGCTACGCATTGGGTTACTGGGCTCCTTTCGTCTAAGCCTGGATGACCAGATTTTGCCCCCCCAGGCCCAGCGTAGGAAGAAAGCCAGCGATGTCATCAAGTTGCTAGCCCTCCAACCCGGCCAGCGTCTTCACCGGGAACAGGTGCTGGATGCACTCTGGCCCGACCTAGACGAGAAATCGGGCATGAACAACCTACACCAGAACCTCTACCATGCCCGCCGGATGCTCGAGCCAGGGCTCCCTAAGGGGATCAGGTCGCGCTTTCTGACCTTTGAGCACGAGACCCTGGTGCTATATGCGGGCCCCGTTGAGGTGGATTACAGCAAGTTCCTGCACCTGGTGAGCCAGGCCCGCAGGCAGGGGGATGCCGCACTTTACGAGGCCGCGGTAAAGCTTTACCGCGGCGACCTGCTACCGGAAGACATCTACGAGGACTGGACAGAGCCTCAGCGCGACGAGGCCCGTTCGCTGTACCTGGCGGCCCTGCTCGAGCTGGCCCAACTGCTGGAACAGCAGGGCAACCTGGCCCGGGCCTGTCACTTCCTGGAGCAGGCCATTGCCAAAGAACCGACCACCGAGGCGGCCCATCTGGCCTTGATACAGATCTACGCCCGCACGGGGCGGCGGATGGAGGCCATTCAGCAGTTTCAGGCCCTGCGCGAAGCCCTGGTGCGCGAATTAGGTGAAGAGCCCGACGAGCGTACCCGGGCCGTGTATGAGCAGGTTTTGCAGCAACTGCCGAGCTCCCCCGAGCTAGCAGCACCTGCCGAGCCCGTGCAGGCCCAGGGATGGGTGCCGGTGCCGCTATCCCCCTTAATAGGCCGTGAAGCAGCCCTGGAAGAAACCCTTCAGTTGCTATCCACTACACGCTGCTTGACGCTTACCGGGGCAGCCGGTTCGGGCAAAACCCGCCTGGCCCAGGAACTGGCCACCGGACTGCAGGGGCAGTATGCGGGTGGGGTCTGGTGGGTGGAACTGGTGGCCTTGAGCGAGGCCCAGATGATACTTCCAGCCATCGCCCAGACGCTGGGCGTGTACGGCACCTCCCAGCCACCCCTGAAGAGTATTCTCGAGCGATTACGGGGCCATAAAACCTTGCTGGTACTTGACAACTGCGAACATCTGATTGACGGCTGTGCCGAGACTGCCATCCAGTTGCTCAAGTCGTTGCCAGAGTTGCAGTTGCTGGCCACCAGCCGTGAAGCCCTGGGGATTGAGGGGGAGATTGCCTGGGTGGTGGCACCCCTGGAGGTTCCTGACCAGGAAGCCGATCTGCACCCCGAGGATCTCAATCGCTTCGAGTCGGTGCGGTTTTTGTTGGAGCGAATCCGGCAGCACCGGCCTCACTACCAGCCGAGCACACATCATGCGGTCTATCTGGCCCAAATCTGCCGCCGTCTGGAGGGTTTGCCGCTGGCCTTAGAACTGGCAGCAACCTGGGTGGGAATGCTCTCCCTGGAACAGATTGTGGCGCGCCTGGACAACAGCCTGCGCCTGCTCACGCTGGGCCAGCGGGGTGGGGAGCGTCACCACCAGACCCTGGAAGCAGCCCTGCAATGGAGTTACAACCTGCTGCGGGAGCACGAGAGAGATGTATTTGTGAGGCTTGCTGTGTGTGCGGGGGGTTGGTCGTTGGAGGCCGCCGAGATGCTATGTGCCGACCTGGGTTTTGCTGTGGCTGAACAGGCGGAGGCACACGCCCGGCTGGTGCGTACCTCGATGGTACTGGCGCTTGGGGAGGATCCCCAATTGCGCTTTCGCATGCTCGAGCCGGTACGCCAGTTTGGCCTGGCCCAACTCGAGGCCCAGGGGCTGATCGAGGCAACCCGAAAACGCCTCCTGGAGTGGTATCTGGCCGAGGCAACCCGCATTGCCCCCAAGCTGACCGGCGCAGAACAGGCCCAATGGTATAGCTACCTTTCTACAGAGTACGAAAACCTCCGGGCTGTTTTGTGGTGGGGCCAGAGGGCGGAGATCGAGCTGAGTTTACAGCTTGCAGCGCGGTTGTGGCGATTCTGGCAGGTCAAGGGCCATGCCCAGGAGATGCTGGTCTGGTTCGAAGAAACCTTGCCCAGAGCCACCCAGGTGCCCCCGGCTACGCTGGCCGAGGCCTACAATGCTGCCGGGATCATGGCGCGTACCTGTGGTCGGTATGCCCTGTCATTTGACTATCTGGAGCGGGCTCTGGCCACCCGACGGGCCCTAGCCGACCGGCGGGGGGAGGCTATCGCCCTGAACAACCTGGCGGTGAGCGCCCGCGACCAGGCCGACTACCCCAGGGTTGAATACTATGCACGCCAGAGCCTGGCCATTGCCCGAGAAATTGGCGACAAGAACCTCGAGGCCCTGGGCTTGATGAACCTGGGGGTGGCGCTTCGCGGGCAGGCTCAAAACGAAGCTGCCAAAGCCCACTTTCAGCGTAGTCTGGCAATTTTCGGCGAGTTGGGTGAAAAGCGATCGGTAGCCGCGCTCCATAACTATCTGGGCAACCTGGCCCAAGACCAGGGCCACTGGCAGGAAGCCTGCCAGCTCTACCAGCAAAGCCTCGAGCTAAACCAGGAATTAGGAGATTTCTGGGGTCTGGGGATCTCCACCCACAACCTGGCCGCACTATGGTGCGAACAGCAAGAATACCCCAGGGCCTGGGAGATGCTCCTGCAAAGCCTAACCCATTACCGCAGTGCCGGGGTGCGGCATGGCCTGAATGAGTGCTTTGAAACCCTGGCCAGGATTGCCCTTAAGCGGGGTGGCTCCGAACAGGCGGCCTGGGCTTTGGGGGTATTGGATCAGCTCGAGACATCCATGGGCCTGGCCGTGTCGCTGGAGCAACAGGGGCTGCGTAAGCAACTGGTAGACGAGCTGACGGAGATTATGGGCCCCCCGGCCTTTGCGTTGGCTTACCAGGATGGTCGTAGTGTCTCCCTCGAGCATGCCTTCCAAAAAATCTTTGCAGGCTCGGTGCAAACCCCCTGA
- the tsaD gene encoding tRNA (adenosine(37)-N6)-threonylcarbamoyltransferase complex transferase subunit TsaD — MWILGIDTSCDDTGVGLVRDGQVVVNLVASQTLLHQRYGGVVPELASREHTQVIDGLVQQALLEGGIEVSNLDLIAATRGPGLIGALLVGYTYGKGLAFALDKPFVAVHHLEGHIYAALAEHPEVEPPFLALIASGGHTHLFEVRNWGEYHLIGATLDDAAGEAFDKSARLLGLGYPGGPEIEKLAQHGDAHKVPLGVPLQGQEGFAFSFSGLKTAVARAIEKGYAPADIAARFQQVAVEHIAQVVTRAAQHTGLKTLLVTGGVAQNAALRAYLQAAGLRLLFPPKGLATDNGAMIALAAWRTQGQNPPNQLNLPAAAYLPLDRAP; from the coding sequence GTGTGGATTCTGGGCATAGACACCTCCTGCGACGACACCGGCGTGGGTCTGGTGCGGGACGGTCAGGTAGTGGTCAACCTGGTGGCCTCACAAACCCTCCTGCACCAGCGCTATGGGGGGGTGGTGCCCGAGCTGGCCTCCCGCGAGCATACCCAGGTGATAGATGGCCTGGTACAGCAGGCGCTCCTGGAGGGGGGAATTGAAGTTAGCAACCTCGACCTGATTGCGGCCACCCGGGGGCCAGGCCTGATTGGGGCCCTGCTGGTGGGCTATACCTACGGCAAGGGGCTGGCGTTTGCCCTGGACAAGCCCTTTGTGGCGGTGCACCACCTCGAGGGCCACATCTACGCGGCCCTGGCCGAGCATCCCGAGGTAGAACCACCCTTTCTAGCCCTGATTGCCTCGGGCGGGCACACCCATCTTTTCGAGGTGCGAAACTGGGGTGAATACCATCTGATTGGGGCTACCCTGGACGATGCTGCTGGCGAGGCCTTTGATAAGTCGGCCCGCCTGCTGGGCCTGGGCTACCCTGGGGGGCCCGAAATCGAAAAACTGGCCCAACACGGAGATGCCCATAAAGTGCCCCTGGGGGTTCCGCTCCAGGGCCAGGAAGGCTTTGCCTTCAGTTTTTCGGGCCTTAAAACTGCCGTTGCCAGGGCCATTGAAAAGGGCTATGCGCCCGCCGACATTGCTGCCCGGTTCCAGCAGGTAGCGGTGGAGCATATTGCTCAGGTGGTGACCCGTGCGGCCCAGCACACCGGCCTCAAAACCCTTCTGGTGACCGGCGGGGTAGCACAAAATGCAGCGCTCAGGGCTTACTTGCAGGCAGCAGGCCTTCGGCTACTCTTCCCCCCAAAGGGCCTGGCTACCGACAACGGAGCCATGATTGCCCTGGCTGCCTGGCGTACCCAGGGGCAGAATCCGCCAAACCAGCTCAACCTTCCGGCGGCGGCCTATCTGCCCCTAGACCGTGCTCCTTGA
- a CDS encoding P44/Msp2 family outer membrane protein: MKRILLPLVLIFFGLLTPGLAQRAYLGGTFAFTLNDSTATFGVQFGANFTPAFGARGVLSFSSGGGLTGFGFGADGLYLVATPNSPINPYIGAGVGLGFLSGFVQGASVSGIVFEGSGVLGVEYLINRQFAIFGEARPGFATGSVTGTAGGSAVSVPISGTTIELRVGANIFF; this comes from the coding sequence ATGAAAAGAATCCTGCTACCCCTCGTTCTAATCTTCTTTGGCCTACTCACCCCAGGTCTGGCCCAGCGGGCCTACCTGGGTGGCACCTTTGCGTTTACCCTCAACGATAGCACCGCCACCTTCGGCGTGCAGTTTGGGGCCAATTTTACTCCGGCCTTTGGCGCCCGTGGGGTGCTTTCCTTCAGCTCCGGGGGTGGTCTGACCGGCTTTGGCTTTGGGGCAGATGGCTTATACCTGGTTGCTACCCCCAACTCACCCATCAACCCCTACATCGGTGCAGGTGTGGGCCTGGGGTTCCTCAGTGGGTTTGTCCAGGGGGCTTCGGTCTCGGGCATCGTCTTCGAGGGTAGTGGAGTCCTGGGCGTGGAGTACCTGATCAATCGCCAGTTTGCCATCTTCGGCGAGGCCCGCCCAGGTTTTGCAACAGGCTCGGTTACCGGCACTGCGGGCGGTTCTGCGGTCTCGGTTCCCATCAGCGGCACCACCATAGAGCTGCGGGTTGGGGCCAACATCTTTTTCTGA
- a CDS encoding acetamidase/formamidase family protein, with amino-acid sequence MPTHTFEPTHYHHTLGSHPPVLKIAPGDTVMTTCVDAGGLDQHLQQVTPRGNPMTGPFLVEGAQVGDTLVVRLEKLRPNRTSGWSGVVLASNVVDPDDVPLLAQARGSQRWLDWEVDLQANTARLRSPAGPLEGLELALEPMLGCFGVAPSRGEAISTATSGPHGGNMDYRGFKEGVTVYFPVLVEGALFFLGDGHALQGDGEIAGTGIEISMDVAFTVDLIKGQTIQWPRGEDAEYIFTVGNARPLDQCVQHATSEMLRWLTTQYGLDIQSASQLMGQCVRYDLGNIFDPAYTMVCKMPRKVLERLPK; translated from the coding sequence ATGCCAACCCATACCTTCGAGCCCACCCACTACCATCACACCCTCGGCTCCCACCCACCGGTGCTCAAAATCGCCCCTGGTGATACGGTAATGACCACCTGTGTAGATGCGGGCGGCCTGGATCAGCATTTGCAGCAGGTTACCCCCAGGGGCAACCCCATGACCGGGCCTTTTTTGGTCGAAGGGGCCCAGGTGGGCGATACGCTGGTGGTCAGGCTGGAAAAGCTCAGGCCCAACCGCACCAGCGGCTGGTCAGGGGTGGTGCTGGCCTCTAACGTGGTTGACCCCGACGATGTGCCCCTGCTGGCCCAGGCCAGAGGCTCCCAGCGCTGGTTGGACTGGGAAGTTGATTTGCAGGCCAATACCGCTCGCCTGCGTTCGCCTGCGGGGCCGCTAGAGGGCCTCGAGCTTGCCCTGGAGCCCATGCTGGGTTGCTTTGGGGTAGCGCCCAGCCGGGGTGAGGCCATCTCCACCGCTACCTCCGGCCCGCACGGGGGCAACATGGACTACCGTGGTTTCAAGGAGGGGGTCACGGTTTATTTTCCGGTGCTGGTCGAAGGGGCGCTGTTTTTCCTGGGCGATGGACACGCTTTGCAGGGGGATGGCGAAATTGCCGGAACCGGCATCGAGATTTCCATGGACGTCGCCTTCACGGTTGATCTCATCAAAGGTCAGACCATCCAGTGGCCCAGGGGAGAGGACGCCGAGTACATTTTTACGGTGGGCAATGCCCGGCCCCTCGACCAGTGTGTGCAGCACGCCACCAGCGAGATGTTGCGCTGGCTCACCACCCAGTACGGCCTGGACATCCAGAGCGCCTCGCAACTGATGGGCCAGTGTGTGCGCTACGACCTGGGCAACATCTTCGACCCGGCCTATACCATGGTCTGTAAGATGCCCAGGAAAGTACTCGAGCGCCTCCCCAAATAG
- a CDS encoding xanthine dehydrogenase family protein molybdopterin-binding subunit — translation MSNRYIGQPMKRLEDGKLIQGQGQYLADLTTENLLHMVLVRSPYAHARLGQIDTSEALQVPGVVAVYTSSDLPQLFAPASGGRDTKVAPHPVLARDVVRYVGEPVAAIVATSAAAAEDALLHVQVDYEPLTTYPAPLAALQAEPIHPELGTNIALQRTTSSGSVAEAFEKAPKVVRAQLLQQRVAPASMEPRGILASWDGIREALTVWSSTQMPHDLRSAIAEKLGLAENQVRVITPDVGGAFGAKINVYPEEILVAYLAKQLGKSVRWVEKRSETFHATIHGRAQVAELEMAFDAEGKILGLRGRVVADLGAYALETTLGNVPGTILMLQGPYEIPAVELEMLGVYTNATPTGAYRGAGRPEATYYLERLMDMGARELGLDPAEIRRRNFIQGPFPYKTRTGARYDSGAYEQPLQKLLEVSRYEDLRAEQARARSQGRRVGIGLCSYVEITGYGWDTGGVRINPDGSAVIFTGTSPHGQGTQNAFVQIVAERLGLLPERISVVQGDTLAVPYGMGTAGSRTLSVGGSAVLKASEEVRAKIQKIAAHLLEAAPEDIDLLENGWGVRGTDKSVSLEQILGVAFNPRKLPPDMEPGLEGHASFALKDANYPFGAHLAMVEVDPETGLVQILRYIGVDDCGTIVNPLLFEGQQHGGIAQGIGQALYEGIVLDSEGQNLTASFLEYALPKADQIPWMEPHHQQTPSPTNPLGAKGVGEAGAIAATPAVVNAVLDALGIAHLDMPLTPEKVWKQLLHQASTISNLT, via the coding sequence ATGTCGAACCGCTACATTGGCCAACCCATGAAGCGCCTCGAGGATGGCAAGCTCATCCAGGGACAGGGGCAGTACCTTGCCGACTTGACCACCGAAAATCTGCTCCACATGGTGCTGGTGCGAAGCCCCTACGCCCATGCCCGCCTGGGCCAGATTGACACCTCCGAGGCCCTGCAAGTGCCGGGAGTGGTCGCTGTTTACACCTCAAGCGACCTTCCGCAATTGTTCGCCCCGGCTTCGGGGGGACGGGACACCAAAGTAGCCCCCCACCCGGTTCTGGCGCGGGATGTGGTGCGCTATGTGGGCGAGCCTGTAGCGGCTATTGTGGCCACCTCAGCTGCTGCCGCCGAGGACGCCCTGCTGCACGTGCAGGTGGACTATGAGCCCCTAACCACCTATCCTGCTCCGTTAGCGGCGCTGCAGGCCGAACCCATCCACCCCGAGTTAGGAACCAACATTGCCCTGCAACGTACCACTTCCTCGGGCAGCGTGGCCGAGGCATTCGAGAAGGCCCCCAAGGTGGTACGGGCCCAACTGTTGCAGCAGCGGGTTGCTCCGGCTTCGATGGAGCCTCGAGGCATCCTGGCAAGCTGGGACGGCATACGCGAAGCCCTGACGGTCTGGTCGAGCACCCAGATGCCCCACGATCTACGCAGCGCCATCGCAGAAAAGCTAGGGCTGGCCGAAAACCAGGTTAGGGTCATCACCCCAGACGTAGGGGGGGCCTTTGGGGCCAAGATTAACGTGTACCCCGAGGAAATCCTGGTGGCCTACCTGGCCAAACAACTGGGCAAAAGCGTGCGTTGGGTGGAGAAGCGCAGCGAGACTTTCCACGCCACCATCCACGGGCGGGCCCAGGTAGCCGAGCTCGAGATGGCCTTCGATGCCGAAGGAAAAATACTGGGCCTGCGGGGGCGGGTGGTGGCCGACCTGGGCGCGTATGCCCTCGAGACCACCCTGGGCAATGTTCCCGGCACCATCCTGATGCTGCAAGGCCCCTACGAAATCCCGGCGGTGGAGTTGGAGATGCTGGGCGTTTACACCAACGCCACCCCCACCGGGGCCTACCGGGGCGCCGGGCGGCCCGAGGCCACCTATTACCTGGAACGCCTGATGGACATGGGTGCGCGCGAACTGGGCCTGGATCCGGCAGAAATCCGGCGAAGGAACTTTATCCAGGGCCCCTTCCCCTACAAAACCCGCACCGGTGCCAGGTACGACTCGGGAGCCTACGAGCAACCCCTGCAGAAGCTCCTCGAAGTCAGCCGGTATGAAGATTTGCGGGCCGAGCAAGCACGGGCCCGCAGCCAGGGCCGCCGGGTGGGCATTGGCCTGTGTAGCTATGTGGAGATTACCGGCTACGGCTGGGATACCGGCGGGGTTCGCATCAACCCCGATGGCAGCGCAGTGATATTTACCGGCACCTCCCCCCACGGCCAGGGCACCCAGAACGCCTTTGTGCAGATTGTGGCCGAGCGGCTGGGCCTCCTGCCCGAGCGTATCAGCGTGGTGCAGGGCGATACCCTGGCGGTGCCCTATGGCATGGGCACGGCGGGCAGCCGCACCCTCTCGGTAGGGGGTTCGGCGGTTCTCAAAGCCTCCGAAGAGGTGCGGGCCAAAATTCAAAAAATCGCTGCGCATCTGCTAGAGGCTGCGCCAGAGGATATAGACCTGCTGGAGAACGGCTGGGGGGTGCGCGGCACGGACAAGTCGGTCAGCCTGGAGCAGATTCTGGGCGTAGCTTTCAACCCCCGCAAACTACCCCCCGATATGGAACCAGGGCTGGAGGGGCACGCCAGCTTTGCCCTCAAGGACGCAAACTACCCCTTTGGCGCGCATCTGGCTATGGTCGAGGTAGACCCCGAGACCGGCCTGGTGCAAATCTTGCGCTACATTGGGGTAGACGATTGCGGCACCATCGTGAATCCGCTGCTTTTTGAAGGCCAGCAGCACGGGGGCATTGCCCAGGGCATCGGCCAGGCGCTCTACGAGGGTATCGTGCTGGACAGCGAAGGGCAGAACCTGACGGCGAGTTTCCTCGAGTACGCCCTACCCAAAGCCGACCAGATTCCCTGGATGGAACCCCACCACCAGCAAACCCCCTCGCCCACCAACCCCTTAGGGGCCAAGGGGGTCGGCGAGGCCGGGGCCATCGCTGCCACCCCGGCGGTGGTGAATGCGGTGCTGGACGCACTGGGTATCGCCCATCTGGACATGCCGCTGACACCGGAGAAGGTCTGGAAGCAGCTTTTGCACCAGGCCAGCACCATATCAAACTTAACCTGA
- a CDS encoding AAA family ATPase, with the protein MSDARVQLSALQTALSQVLFGQEQVIRALLATAVAGGHALLEGLPGLGKTLLARAFAEASGLSYRRIQFTPDLLPADVTGTEILEEGQFVFRQGPIFAQVVLADEINRATPKTQSALLEAMQERGVTIGGTRYALPEPFIVLATQNPLELEGTYPLPEAQLDRFMSKISVQAPPRATWIKILSEEPASPEPVAGLDLLLARAESRQVVVSTAALEAIANTAQLASEEKHLRMGLSPRGAKAWLNLAKALAYLAGRAHLDWDDLRSAAMPALSHRLLLTEEAQFEGLQVAQIVQDLLRRTMAK; encoded by the coding sequence GTGAGTGATGCTCGAGTTCAACTTTCGGCCCTGCAAACTGCGCTTTCGCAGGTTTTGTTTGGGCAAGAACAGGTCATCCGTGCGCTCTTGGCCACGGCGGTAGCGGGCGGGCACGCGCTTTTAGAAGGGCTACCGGGGCTGGGCAAAACCCTGTTGGCCAGAGCCTTTGCCGAGGCCAGCGGGCTCTCGTACCGCCGCATCCAGTTCACCCCCGACCTGCTGCCCGCAGACGTAACCGGAACCGAAATTCTGGAAGAGGGACAGTTCGTCTTTCGGCAGGGGCCCATTTTTGCCCAGGTGGTGCTGGCCGACGAGATCAACCGAGCCACCCCCAAAACCCAGTCGGCGCTGCTGGAAGCCATGCAGGAGCGCGGTGTAACCATCGGCGGCACGCGCTATGCCCTGCCCGAGCCCTTTATCGTGCTGGCCACGCAGAACCCACTGGAACTCGAGGGCACCTATCCCCTCCCGGAGGCGCAGTTAGACCGTTTTATGTCGAAAATTAGCGTGCAGGCGCCACCCCGAGCCACCTGGATCAAAATTCTTTCTGAAGAGCCGGCCAGCCCGGAGCCGGTGGCCGGGCTGGATTTGCTCCTGGCCCGCGCCGAATCACGGCAGGTGGTGGTGAGTACGGCGGCGCTCGAGGCCATCGCCAACACCGCCCAGCTTGCCAGCGAAGAGAAGCACCTGCGCATGGGGCTCTCGCCCCGTGGAGCCAAGGCCTGGCTGAACCTGGCCAAAGCTCTGGCCTACCTTGCGGGTCGCGCTCATCTCGACTGGGACGACCTGCGCAGCGCAGCCATGCCCGCCCTCTCGCACCGGCTGCTCCTGACCGAAGAGGCCCAGTTCGAGGGCCTTCAAGTGGCCCAGATTGTGCAGGATCTGTTGCGTCGCACCATGGCAAAGTAG